The DNA region TGCCAGGAGGAGAAAAATTTGGTTTCCGCCGCTATGTGGTCTCCAAAGGTAAATTCTTACGGGAGACATCATTAGTGATTGCCATCGGTGGTGATGGCACAATCTTGGCTTCCGCCCATTTGGTTGGGGAGCGGGGGATCCCCATAATGGGGATAAATATTGGTAGTTTGGGATTCTTGGCTTTCTTCTCCCCAAAAGAGGCATTAACCACCTTGGCGGATTTCTTGAAAGGGAAGGCAAAGGTTGAGGAGAGGATGGCGTTGAAGGTCTCCTTTCAGGGTAAGGAATATTTTGCCCTAAACGATGCGACAGTAAATATGGGGTATTCCTTGCGGGCAATTGAGGTGATTCTTTATTCGGGAAAGAGATATGTCTCTCGTTTTATTGGTGATGGGGTAATTATCTCCACACCAACTGGTTCTACCGCCTACTCTTTGGCTTGTGGCGGTTCCATTATCTACCCGACCCTATCCTGTTTTATCATTACGCCGATCGCTCCCCATGCCCTTTCCGCCCGGCCTTTAATTGTCCCAGCCGAAGAGGAGTTAAGGGTGGAACTGGCGAAAGATAGCGAAACGGGGTTTTTAGTGATTGATGGTCAGAGGAGGTTAAAAATTTCCCCCGGTTTTAGGGCAAAATTTCTTAA from candidate division WOR-3 bacterium includes:
- a CDS encoding NAD(+)/NADH kinase, with the protein product MREQGVGIVFNPKKEGVREVLKEVSTFLQKKGVRIKFLPGGEKFGFRRYVVSKGKFLRETSLVIAIGGDGTILASAHLVGERGIPIMGINIGSLGFLAFFSPKEALTTLADFLKGKAKVEERMALKVSFQGKEYFALNDATVNMGYSLRAIEVILYSGKRYVSRFIGDGVIISTPTGSTAYSLACGGSIIYPTLSCFIITPIAPHALSARPLIVPAEEELRVELAKDSETGFLVIDGQRRLKISPGFRAKFLKAKRGINVVVPTRKDYFSILRQKMRWGGRGDE